The Bos indicus x Bos taurus breed Angus x Brahman F1 hybrid chromosome 11, Bos_hybrid_MaternalHap_v2.0, whole genome shotgun sequence genome includes a region encoding these proteins:
- the SERTAD2 gene encoding SERTA domain-containing protein 2 isoform X2: MLGKGGKRKFDEHEDGLEGKIVSPSDGPSKVSYTLQRQTIFNISLMKLYNHRPLTEPSLQKTVLINNMLRRIQEELKQEGSLRPAFPASAPPAAAAADPLGSSSREAPPAFSQPAPAPCELGGAAALEACLTPASLLEDDDPDTFCTSSPAAPARLAPPALLPPEKDSFSSALDEIEELCPTSTSTEAAEADGPKGDSSSGGPGAPQRPEGLQEGGRPEDPKLMDSLPGNFEITASTGFLTDLTLDDILFADIDTSMYDFDPCTSASGTASKMSPVSADDLLKTLAPYSSQPVAPSQPFKMDLTELDHIMEVLVGS, translated from the coding sequence ATGTTGGGGAAAGGAGGAAAACGGAAGTTTGACGAGCATGAAGATGGGCTGGAAGGCAAAATCGTGTCCCCGTCAGACGGTCCGTCCAAGGTGTCTTACACCTTACAGCGCCAGACTATCTTCAACATTTCCCTTATGAAGCTCTACAACCACAGGCCCCTCACCGAGCCCAGCCTGCAAAAGACCGTGCTCATCAACAACATGTTGCGGCGCATCCAGGAGGAGCTGAAGCAGGAGGGCAGCCTGCGACCCGCGTTCCCCGCCTCcgcgccgcccgccgccgccgccgccgaccCGCTGGGCTCCAGCTCCCGGGAGGCGCCGCCCGCCTTCAGCCAGCCCGCTCCCGCGCCCTGCGAGCTGGGCGGCGCCGCGGCCCTGGAGGCCTGCCTCACCCCCGCCTCGCTGCTCGAGGACGACGACCCGGACACCTTTTGCACTTCGTCGCCGGCCGCCCCCGCCAGACTCGCGCCTCCCGCCCTCCTCCCGCCGGAAAAGGACAGCTTCTCCTCCGCCCTGGACGAGATCGAGGAGCTCTGTCCCACATCTACCTCCACGGAGGCCGCGGAGGCCGACGGCCCGAAAGGGGACTCCTCCTCCGGGGGGCCCGGCGCGCCTCAGAGACCCGAGGGGCTGCAGGAGGGCGGCCGGCCCGAGGACCCGAAACTGATGGACTCCCTGCCTGGCAACTTTGAGATCACCGCGTCCACGGGCTTCCTCACAGACTTGACCCTGGACGACATCCTGTTCGCCGACATTGACACGTCCATGTACGACTTCGACCCCTGCACGTCCGCGTCGGGGACCGCCTCCAAGATGTCCCCCGTATCGGCCGATGACCTCCTCAAGACGCTGGCCCCCTACAGCAGCCAGCCCGTCGCCCCGAGCCAGCCTTTCAAGATGGACCTCACCGAGCTGGACCACATCATGGAGGTGCTGGTCGGATCCTGA
- the SERTAD2 gene encoding SERTA domain-containing protein 2 isoform X1: MYTRYMLGKGGKRKFDEHEDGLEGKIVSPSDGPSKVSYTLQRQTIFNISLMKLYNHRPLTEPSLQKTVLINNMLRRIQEELKQEGSLRPAFPASAPPAAAAADPLGSSSREAPPAFSQPAPAPCELGGAAALEACLTPASLLEDDDPDTFCTSSPAAPARLAPPALLPPEKDSFSSALDEIEELCPTSTSTEAAEADGPKGDSSSGGPGAPQRPEGLQEGGRPEDPKLMDSLPGNFEITASTGFLTDLTLDDILFADIDTSMYDFDPCTSASGTASKMSPVSADDLLKTLAPYSSQPVAPSQPFKMDLTELDHIMEVLVGS, encoded by the exons ATGTACACAAG ATATATGTTGGGGAAAGGAGGAAAACGGAAGTTTGACGAGCATGAAGATGGGCTGGAAGGCAAAATCGTGTCCCCGTCAGACGGTCCGTCCAAGGTGTCTTACACCTTACAGCGCCAGACTATCTTCAACATTTCCCTTATGAAGCTCTACAACCACAGGCCCCTCACCGAGCCCAGCCTGCAAAAGACCGTGCTCATCAACAACATGTTGCGGCGCATCCAGGAGGAGCTGAAGCAGGAGGGCAGCCTGCGACCCGCGTTCCCCGCCTCcgcgccgcccgccgccgccgccgccgaccCGCTGGGCTCCAGCTCCCGGGAGGCGCCGCCCGCCTTCAGCCAGCCCGCTCCCGCGCCCTGCGAGCTGGGCGGCGCCGCGGCCCTGGAGGCCTGCCTCACCCCCGCCTCGCTGCTCGAGGACGACGACCCGGACACCTTTTGCACTTCGTCGCCGGCCGCCCCCGCCAGACTCGCGCCTCCCGCCCTCCTCCCGCCGGAAAAGGACAGCTTCTCCTCCGCCCTGGACGAGATCGAGGAGCTCTGTCCCACATCTACCTCCACGGAGGCCGCGGAGGCCGACGGCCCGAAAGGGGACTCCTCCTCCGGGGGGCCCGGCGCGCCTCAGAGACCCGAGGGGCTGCAGGAGGGCGGCCGGCCCGAGGACCCGAAACTGATGGACTCCCTGCCTGGCAACTTTGAGATCACCGCGTCCACGGGCTTCCTCACAGACTTGACCCTGGACGACATCCTGTTCGCCGACATTGACACGTCCATGTACGACTTCGACCCCTGCACGTCCGCGTCGGGGACCGCCTCCAAGATGTCCCCCGTATCGGCCGATGACCTCCTCAAGACGCTGGCCCCCTACAGCAGCCAGCCCGTCGCCCCGAGCCAGCCTTTCAAGATGGACCTCACCGAGCTGGACCACATCATGGAGGTGCTGGTCGGATCCTGA